In one Umezawaea sp. Da 62-37 genomic region, the following are encoded:
- a CDS encoding XRE family transcriptional regulator, whose amino-acid sequence MAEGLTLAETIDGLFKKIRRPGGREHSMESVAKWCTAWLRQRNQAKSFSKEYLRQLRAGIKDNPTKSHLEALAAFFEIDAAIFLDSDKSRQIQADLELVLALREVGVQAVAMRSLGLTPSSRQQVLEFIRALQADQVSGETSTADSSWSPPEHLPERSP is encoded by the coding sequence GTGGCGGAAGGGCTCACGCTCGCGGAGACCATCGACGGGCTCTTCAAGAAGATCCGACGACCAGGCGGTCGCGAGCACTCCATGGAATCGGTCGCAAAGTGGTGCACCGCCTGGCTTCGCCAGCGCAATCAGGCAAAGTCCTTCTCCAAGGAGTATCTACGACAACTCCGCGCGGGGATCAAGGACAACCCCACCAAGAGCCACCTCGAAGCCCTCGCAGCCTTCTTCGAGATCGACGCGGCGATCTTCCTGGACTCCGACAAGTCTCGACAGATCCAGGCGGATCTCGAGCTGGTGTTGGCGCTTCGCGAAGTAGGTGTGCAGGCGGTCGCCATGCGTTCCTTGGGTCTCACCCCGAGCAGCCGGCAACAGGTTCTGGAGTTCATCCGAGCCCTTCAGGCCGATCAGGTCAGTGGAGAAACCTCCACAGCAGACTCGAGTTGGTCGCCACCGGAACATCTTCCCGAACGGAGTCCGTGA
- a CDS encoding DUF6545 domain-containing protein, which yields MIRTLVIPRPFDVDRFLASLAEKRGRTIKLIRGRLAADRPFGMLISTAEIDYIYGADNLPLLQFQHTVMHEVGHLLLGHFPANSGSDGAPRVAGDDVLQLLLPTLSPALVRRILGRTVHESAQEREAELFASLVLSRVTSARNTHTRHGPTPRDDLIAQKTLFDYRARRQVRQATRLLSPLWRRMIADVPQVRLDDIDEGALHRAERAQYRLYRRVMEIRDAQVLLRPHIPPGIPERVSTAADKRELDPVDADILREAAELHAALAAYRAGKQHHLDVVDVVGPRYSSTAPDLLTEARRLIRVSTALREGSVGTSRCRWRP from the coding sequence ATGATCAGGACTCTGGTGATCCCGCGCCCGTTTGACGTCGACCGGTTTCTGGCGTCCTTGGCGGAGAAACGGGGCAGGACAATCAAGCTCATCCGCGGGCGACTCGCGGCGGACCGGCCCTTCGGGATGTTGATCAGCACTGCCGAGATCGACTACATCTACGGTGCCGACAACTTGCCGCTCTTGCAGTTTCAGCACACGGTGATGCACGAGGTCGGCCACCTGCTCTTGGGCCACTTCCCGGCAAACTCAGGTAGTGACGGGGCTCCGCGGGTGGCTGGTGACGATGTGTTGCAACTGTTGCTTCCAACGCTTTCGCCCGCGCTGGTGCGGCGGATCCTTGGCCGCACCGTGCACGAATCCGCCCAGGAGCGCGAAGCCGAACTGTTCGCCTCCTTGGTGCTGTCGCGGGTCACCAGCGCCCGCAATACCCACACACGTCACGGACCAACTCCGCGCGACGACCTCATTGCTCAAAAGACACTCTTCGACTACAGGGCTCGGCGCCAGGTGCGGCAGGCCACCCGACTCCTGAGTCCACTGTGGCGGCGAATGATCGCCGACGTCCCACAGGTGCGATTGGACGACATCGACGAGGGAGCACTGCATCGGGCCGAGCGCGCACAGTACCGGCTCTACCGCCGCGTAATGGAAATCCGCGATGCCCAAGTGCTGCTCAGGCCCCACATCCCGCCAGGGATCCCGGAGAGGGTGTCCACCGCTGCTGACAAGCGCGAACTGGATCCGGTCGACGCGGACATCCTGCGGGAGGCAGCCGAACTCCACGCAGCCTTGGCCGCCTACCGCGCCGGCAAGCAGCACCACCTGGATGTAGTCGACGTCGTCGGGCCTCGATATTCCTCAACAGCACCGGATCTGCTTACCGAGGCGCGTCGGCTGATCCGGGTGAGCACTGCACTGCGGGAAGGCTCCGTTGGGACCAGCAGATGCCGCTGGCGACCATGA
- a CDS encoding glutaminyl-peptide cyclotransferase, with product MAPPSIEHVALGSTRHQNRHSFKGAGETGNQSTCKAGSTKLPDDLPLISCAFSGSRDHFAAAGSSAYASALSRHRRVTHHGAGSPSHTGRAVTSLVLPNLAAGSAAPTSSSVAPLTEEGHSPSPPRPSRFSSSEAGRADSQGASAVIGTLWLASSAASRARLLVARIAIPLSIAVALGACSSSVPGPADSGAPPGSTVETTSSTSASQSTSAPSVTESRHFGVVIVDRVVYDGSFSQGLEYVDGHLVESVGGRGSSAVRVLDPNSAAPQSSRLDSVLFATGIARVPMGPAPATGLWQMTWQDHIAILRDPTTLAELRRVAVDGEGWGLCHDGTRLVQSRGDNHLLFRDPESFTRIGEVVITGQWSTARLGELECTVVDGHPWVWANPQGTDWLLGIDPASGTVTAVVDLGRLAVEEVPTRAEQVIGGLAAVPESSGEFWVTGRGWTHRYRIRLQPRS from the coding sequence ATGGCGCCACCGAGCATCGAGCACGTGGCGCTCGGCTCGACCCGGCACCAGAACCGCCACAGCTTCAAGGGGGCAGGTGAAACAGGGAATCAATCGACTTGCAAGGCTGGTTCGACAAAATTACCCGACGATTTACCCCTCATCTCCTGCGCATTTTCCGGCTCTCGTGACCATTTCGCCGCAGCCGGGTCTTCTGCCTACGCATCCGCGTTGAGCAGGCACAGACGGGTCACTCACCACGGTGCTGGTTCCCCCTCCCACACCGGCCGTGCAGTGACCTCGCTGGTGCTGCCGAACCTGGCAGCTGGTTCGGCAGCACCGACGTCCTCCTCCGTCGCCCCCCTGACGGAGGAGGGCCACAGCCCCAGTCCGCCCCGCCCGTCCCGCTTCTCTTCCTCGGAGGCGGGGCGGGCCGATTCCCAGGGAGCGTCCGCGGTGATCGGCACTCTGTGGCTTGCGTCGTCAGCGGCCTCGCGAGCAAGGCTGTTGGTCGCGAGGATCGCGATACCACTGTCAATCGCGGTGGCACTGGGGGCTTGTTCCTCGAGTGTTCCCGGACCAGCCGACTCGGGTGCGCCTCCGGGATCAACAGTGGAGACAACTTCATCGACGTCGGCCTCCCAGAGCACCTCTGCTCCCTCGGTGACCGAGTCACGGCATTTCGGCGTCGTCATCGTTGACCGCGTCGTCTACGACGGATCGTTCAGCCAGGGCCTCGAATACGTCGATGGCCATCTGGTGGAGAGCGTTGGTGGTCGTGGCAGCAGCGCTGTGCGAGTGCTGGACCCGAATTCCGCGGCACCGCAAAGTTCGCGGCTGGACTCGGTTCTGTTCGCCACAGGCATCGCCCGCGTCCCGATGGGACCCGCACCCGCCACGGGGCTGTGGCAGATGACCTGGCAGGACCACATCGCGATCCTGCGTGACCCGACCACATTGGCCGAACTGCGTCGGGTCGCGGTCGACGGGGAGGGCTGGGGCCTGTGTCATGACGGGACCCGCTTGGTGCAAAGCCGCGGTGACAACCATCTGTTGTTCCGTGATCCCGAGAGTTTCACTCGGATCGGTGAGGTGGTGATCACCGGGCAGTGGTCGACCGCTCGGCTCGGCGAGTTGGAGTGCACCGTCGTCGACGGTCACCCGTGGGTATGGGCCAATCCACAGGGCACCGACTGGCTGCTGGGCATCGACCCGGCCAGTGGCACGGTGACCGCGGTCGTCGATCTCGGACGTCTGGCCGTCGAAGAGGTCCCTACTCGTGCCGAGCAGGTGATCGGTGGCCTTGCCGCCGTCCCTGAGTCCTCCGGCGAATTCTGGGTCACCGGCCGAGGGTGGACCCACCGCTACCGCATTCGACTGCAACCCCGCTCATGA
- a CDS encoding inositol monophosphatase family protein, with product MTHNIEKLRAFAEDLVSAGAAHAMGLWARAASTDIRPTGSTMGSSTDYATATNRKSDEAIRTRVAIMRPDDTVFSEQESDRQPKPGQVQWVADPISGTTNFRYGIPIVAVSVAARVDGVTLAGAVAEPATGRLWSGGLGEGARLHDPRVSDGWLDIHASSTREISQVLLATGFSDNARQRTAQAAVLGRVIGQINDVRRIGSAALDLCWVAAGAVDAFVEHHLNLWDWAAGALIAEEAGAVVHPPGTAGPAARLGDPVFAAAPGIATDLVDLLAASGAKSLRADHDELVRSLPSGRPPRNA from the coding sequence ATGACCCACAACATCGAGAAGCTGCGCGCCTTCGCCGAGGATCTCGTCAGCGCCGGGGCCGCACATGCGATGGGGCTTTGGGCACGCGCCGCCAGCACAGACATCCGACCCACCGGAAGCACCATGGGTTCGTCGACCGACTACGCCACCGCGACCAACCGGAAATCGGACGAAGCGATCCGCACACGAGTGGCGATCATGCGCCCCGACGACACCGTCTTCAGCGAACAGGAGAGTGACCGACAGCCCAAACCGGGGCAGGTCCAGTGGGTCGCGGATCCGATCAGCGGAACCACGAACTTCCGCTACGGCATCCCGATCGTCGCCGTGTCCGTCGCCGCTCGCGTCGACGGCGTCACTCTGGCCGGCGCGGTTGCCGAACCCGCGACCGGTCGGCTGTGGTCAGGCGGTCTGGGGGAGGGCGCCCGATTGCACGATCCCCGCGTGTCCGATGGCTGGCTGGACATCCACGCGAGTTCCACCCGCGAGATCTCCCAGGTACTGCTGGCCACCGGTTTCTCCGACAACGCACGCCAGCGCACCGCACAGGCAGCGGTACTCGGTCGGGTCATTGGACAGATCAACGACGTGAGGCGAATCGGAAGTGCCGCACTGGACTTGTGCTGGGTGGCTGCCGGTGCTGTGGACGCGTTCGTCGAGCACCACCTCAACCTTTGGGACTGGGCAGCCGGGGCGTTGATCGCCGAAGAGGCCGGTGCGGTCGTGCACCCACCTGGCACTGCGGGACCCGCAGCACGACTCGGGGATCCCGTCTTCGCCGCAGCACCCGGCATCGCCACCGACCTTGTCGACCTCTTGGCGGCTTCGGGTGCGAAATCTCTGAGGGCAGATCACGACGAACTCGTGCGGTCTCTGCCTTCGGGGCGGCCACCCCGGAACGCGTGA
- a CDS encoding helix-turn-helix transcriptional regulator, with amino-acid sequence MATNLEAPRFNPAALTAGRVQRGLTQVELAQLLTVHVNMIYRLENGKTPISAANLRHVAQALKITPAQLQHPLPPDPTLADLRTQLALTVPMTAQRLAVRPTRLLLWEKGLLGRADERGELLAAVVGVGIEHIVLYEQTGTLPVSLALRLAKVLRVEDTVVQAAFLASRRIQQAAEETS; translated from the coding sequence GTGGCCACCAACCTGGAAGCCCCGCGATTCAACCCCGCTGCGCTGACCGCTGGCCGCGTTCAGCGCGGACTCACCCAAGTCGAGCTGGCGCAGCTGCTCACCGTGCACGTCAACATGATCTACCGGCTGGAGAATGGCAAGACCCCCATCAGCGCCGCGAACCTCAGACACGTCGCCCAAGCACTCAAGATCACTCCGGCCCAACTGCAGCACCCGCTGCCGCCCGATCCCACTCTGGCCGACCTGCGTACCCAACTCGCACTCACGGTGCCGATGACTGCTCAACGTCTGGCCGTCAGGCCCACCCGGCTTCTCCTATGGGAGAAGGGACTCCTGGGCAGAGCCGACGAACGCGGCGAACTGCTCGCCGCAGTAGTCGGGGTCGGCATCGAACACATCGTGTTGTACGAGCAGACCGGCACCTTGCCCGTCTCCTTGGCCCTTCGACTCGCCAAGGTTCTGCGGGTCGAGGACACCGTCGTGCAAGCGGCGTTCCTCGCCTCCCGACGCATCCAGCAGGCTGCGGAGGAGACGTCATGA
- a CDS encoding DUF3558 family protein codes for MITIKSVLRGSLVAASALLAVACSSTQGDTTTTTSTPSSTSTGSSASASPSSAVSGPVTLGDQNKPADASASGARFDPCKVPGWSAFPAAVRPKNEADKPPRQREPKPNDPFTVSCFYDNSEASSTSAAGKHFVATVFWAPPGAMPVDPSNPKNAGGQATTIGGRPGLLRPSTNSASKEPSCGVLIELTDRSTAGVLLVNSQSPNPDQDTCTIAQDVMAAVVTATS; via the coding sequence ATGATCACCATCAAGTCCGTGCTGCGCGGCAGCCTTGTCGCGGCCAGCGCGCTGCTGGCCGTGGCGTGCTCATCCACGCAAGGAGACACCACCACCACCACGTCGACGCCGTCCTCGACGTCGACCGGATCGTCGGCATCAGCCTCGCCGAGCAGCGCCGTATCCGGCCCGGTGACGTTGGGAGACCAGAACAAGCCGGCCGACGCGTCGGCGTCCGGGGCGAGGTTCGACCCGTGCAAGGTCCCCGGCTGGAGCGCGTTCCCGGCCGCGGTGCGGCCGAAGAACGAGGCGGACAAGCCGCCGAGGCAGCGCGAGCCCAAGCCCAACGACCCGTTCACCGTGAGTTGCTTCTACGACAACAGCGAGGCCAGCAGCACCAGCGCGGCCGGCAAACACTTCGTCGCCACCGTCTTCTGGGCCCCACCCGGTGCGATGCCGGTGGACCCGAGCAACCCCAAGAACGCGGGCGGCCAAGCCACGACGATCGGCGGCAGGCCCGGCTTGCTGCGGCCCAGCACCAACTCCGCCAGCAAGGAACCCAGTTGCGGAGTGTTGATCGAATTGACCGACCGCAGCACCGCCGGCGTGCTGCTGGTCAACAGCCAGAGCCCCAACCCCGACCAGGACACCTGCACGATCGCGCAGGACGTAATGGCCGCCGTGGTCACAGCGACGTCATGA
- a CDS encoding DUF6355 family natural product biosynthesis protein, which translates to MNRSFIVRVLGILAVALGLTLTATTTSVSAQVVDSVTPAASAQTADQAHSITPGSTSVAADQLGRPARNAVGQSGGVSTQQAERCGYWLQYDSYYTHCGSGSIVIHVDTSWWGTDRDITVWPGRTNLSQHWELKNDGGWIYGAYCIQRC; encoded by the coding sequence GTGAATCGATCGTTCATCGTCCGCGTCCTCGGCATACTGGCCGTTGCGCTCGGACTCACGTTGACCGCGACGACCACCAGCGTCTCGGCTCAAGTGGTCGACAGCGTCACACCAGCAGCATCAGCGCAGACCGCTGATCAGGCACACTCCATCACGCCCGGATCGACGAGCGTGGCGGCCGACCAGCTGGGACGCCCGGCGCGGAACGCGGTGGGTCAGTCGGGCGGCGTCAGCACCCAGCAGGCGGAACGGTGCGGCTACTGGCTCCAGTACGACTCGTACTACACCCACTGCGGCTCCGGCTCGATCGTCATCCACGTCGACACCTCATGGTGGGGCACGGACCGGGACATCACCGTGTGGCCCGGCCGAACGAATCTCTCCCAGCACTGGGAGCTGAAGAACGACGGCGGGTGGATCTACGGCGCCTACTGCATCCAGCGCTGCTAG
- a CDS encoding dihydrofolate reductase family protein — protein sequence MGKVVLYGSVSVDGFVADEDDQPGPLFDWLTGGDVPLDESGELKVSQVSYDHTRPYWDRIGVTIVGRHVFDLTDGWDGKPPGGIDHVVVVTRRPAPEGWDPDAPFHFVDGVEAAVAKAQELAGDCVVEVSAGDVGGQVLAAGLVDEVRMDVVPVVFGSGKRYFGSVHARHLLEDPDVAIQGNRVLHLSYRVRR from the coding sequence ATGGGCAAGGTGGTCTTGTACGGCTCGGTGTCGGTGGACGGCTTCGTCGCGGACGAGGACGACCAGCCCGGACCGCTGTTCGACTGGTTGACCGGCGGTGACGTCCCGTTGGACGAGAGCGGCGAGCTGAAGGTGTCGCAGGTGTCCTACGACCACACCCGGCCGTACTGGGACCGGATCGGGGTGACGATCGTCGGCCGCCACGTCTTCGACCTGACGGACGGCTGGGACGGGAAGCCTCCCGGCGGAATCGACCACGTGGTCGTGGTGACGCGCCGCCCGGCGCCCGAGGGCTGGGACCCCGACGCGCCGTTCCACTTCGTCGACGGCGTCGAGGCAGCCGTGGCCAAGGCGCAGGAGCTGGCGGGTGACTGCGTGGTCGAGGTCTCGGCAGGCGACGTCGGCGGCCAGGTGCTCGCCGCGGGCTTGGTCGACGAGGTGCGCATGGACGTGGTACCCGTCGTGTTCGGGTCCGGCAAGCGCTACTTCGGATCGGTCCACGCGCGGCACCTGCTGGAGGATCCCGACGTGGCGATCCAGGGCAACCGGGTGCTCCACCTGAGCTACCGGGTGCGCCGCTGA
- a CDS encoding helix-turn-helix domain-containing protein, with amino-acid sequence MPRPPLGGLIDDLYYLEGAPPYARLSLPPSPSALLIVNLGAPFRIRAGSDVEAAEYADGCVITTSTRVVEFGYPPWTRSVGVHVKPWGLAPFLPMPAAELRDRPVTVEQVWGRAAVAELRDRLATAPGPHEMLTLLEEELMRRLCETSGLGLVRHTSSVISATGGAVAIGNLSVAAGVSGTHLAQRFKELVGITPKRLARTYRFTAAVFAIDPAGPADWGDLAADAGYFDQAHFGHEFRAFTGLTPTRYLEVRHRFRRERPGHVIDGWPLPSE; translated from the coding sequence GTGCCGCGACCGCCGCTGGGCGGGCTGATCGACGACCTGTACTACCTGGAGGGTGCGCCGCCGTACGCCCGGCTGTCTCTGCCGCCGAGCCCGTCGGCGTTGCTCATCGTCAACCTCGGGGCGCCGTTCCGCATCCGTGCCGGCTCCGACGTCGAGGCGGCCGAGTACGCCGACGGCTGCGTGATCACCACGTCCACCCGCGTGGTGGAGTTCGGCTATCCACCGTGGACCCGGTCTGTCGGCGTGCACGTCAAGCCGTGGGGGCTGGCGCCGTTCCTGCCGATGCCCGCGGCCGAACTGCGCGACCGGCCGGTGACGGTGGAGCAGGTGTGGGGCCGGGCCGCGGTAGCCGAGTTGCGAGACCGGCTGGCCACCGCGCCCGGACCACACGAGATGCTGACGCTGCTCGAGGAAGAGCTGATGCGACGGCTGTGCGAGACCTCCGGTCTGGGGCTGGTCCGCCACACGAGCAGCGTCATCTCGGCGACCGGCGGGGCGGTGGCGATCGGCAACTTGAGCGTGGCGGCCGGCGTCAGCGGCACTCACCTGGCCCAGCGGTTCAAGGAACTCGTCGGCATCACGCCGAAACGGCTGGCCCGCACCTACCGCTTCACTGCCGCGGTGTTCGCGATCGACCCCGCCGGACCGGCCGACTGGGGCGACCTCGCCGCCGACGCGGGCTACTTCGACCAGGCCCACTTCGGTCACGAGTTCCGGGCGTTCACCGGGCTCACGCCGACCCGGTACCTCGAAGTCCGGCATCGGTTCCGGCGCGAACGCCCCGGCCACGTGATCGACGGTTGGCCGTTGCCGTCCGAGTGA
- a CDS encoding IS3 family transposase (programmed frameshift), with the protein MSTADLRADDDPMGKKKQGPRAGQPKRRTFTAAYKLAIVEEYESLTEPGAKGALLRREGLYHSHLIDWTRSRDAGGLDALAAKPSGPKGRSAAEKENDRLRADNERLARELAKSQAVVEIMKTARALGNDLRGHGHRPQVDKLIGNAFDELEPLLGTKPGCALVGKSRATLYRRRNPTPPVAGPHRPPAPHPASLSAAERAQVLDVLRSPRFVDKAPAQVWATLLDEGRYLCSISTMYRLLRQAGEVRERRAQATHPAKVKPELVATAPDMVWSWDITKLKGPDRGVYYDLFVMLDIYSRKVVHAMVASTETAELAARFITDAIAANGGTIPGVVHADRGTSMTSKNVAMLLADLGVTRSHSRPHVSDDNPYSEAQFKTLKYCPAFPGRFGSIADARAFSHRFFQYYNHEHRHSGIGLHTPASVHDGTAATVCAERARVLHAAYTANPDRFHRVPTPPRLPAAAWINEPPQEDEKAEHDPEQAS; encoded by the exons TTGAGTACCGCCGATCTACGGGCCGATGATGATCCGATGGGCAAGAAAAAACAGGGACCTCGTGCGGGTCAGCCGAAACGCCGGACGTTCACCGCCGCCTACAAACTGGCGATCGTGGAGGAATACGAGAGTCTGACCGAGCCCGGCGCGAAGGGCGCGTTGTTGCGGCGGGAAGGGCTGTATCACTCGCATCTGATCGATTGGACCCGAAGTCGCGATGCGGGCGGCCTGGACGCCCTGGCCGCGAAACCCTCGGGCCCGAAAGGCAGGTCCGCGGCGGAGAAGGAGAACGACAGGCTCCGTGCCGACAACGAGCGTCTCGCCCGCGAGCTGGCGAAGTCGCAGGCGGTGGTGGAGATCATG AAAACTGCAAGGGCTCTTGGAAACGATCTCCGAGGGCACGGACACCGACCGCAGGTCGACAAGCTGATCGGTAACGCCTTCGACGAGCTGGAACCGTTGCTGGGCACCAAACCGGGGTGCGCGTTGGTCGGGAAGTCCAGGGCGACGTTGTACCGCCGTCGCAACCCGACACCACCGGTGGCCGGACCGCACCGTCCACCGGCGCCGCACCCGGCGAGCCTGTCCGCGGCAGAACGCGCGCAGGTGCTGGACGTGTTGCGGTCACCCAGGTTCGTGGACAAGGCCCCGGCGCAGGTGTGGGCCACCCTGCTTGATGAGGGCCGCTATCTGTGCTCGATCTCCACGATGTACCGGTTGTTGCGCCAGGCCGGCGAGGTCCGTGAGCGGCGGGCGCAGGCCACCCATCCCGCGAAGGTCAAGCCGGAGTTGGTGGCCACCGCACCCGACATGGTCTGGAGTTGGGACATCACCAAACTCAAGGGACCCGATCGGGGCGTGTACTACGACCTGTTCGTCATGCTCGACATCTACTCCCGCAAGGTCGTGCACGCGATGGTCGCGTCGACCGAGACCGCGGAGCTGGCCGCGAGGTTCATCACCGACGCCATCGCCGCCAACGGCGGGACGATCCCCGGCGTGGTGCACGCCGACCGCGGCACCTCCATGACGTCGAAGAACGTCGCCATGCTGCTGGCAGACCTGGGTGTCACCCGCTCGCATTCGAGGCCGCACGTATCCGACGACAACCCCTACAGCGAGGCCCAGTTCAAGACGTTGAAGTACTGCCCGGCGTTCCCCGGCCGGTTCGGGTCGATCGCCGACGCCCGCGCGTTCAGCCACCGGTTTTTCCAGTACTACAACCACGAACACCGCCACAGCGGGATCGGCCTGCACACCCCGGCGTCGGTCCATGACGGCACCGCCGCCACCGTCTGCGCCGAACGCGCCCGAGTCCTGCACGCGGCCTACACCGCCAACCCGGACCGGTTCCACCGCGTACCGACCCCGCCCCGGCTGCCCGCAGCGGCCTGGATCAACGAACCACCTCAGGAAGACGAGAAGGCAGAACACGACCCAGAACAAGCATCCTGA
- a CDS encoding helix-turn-helix domain-containing protein, with translation MDVQQVRGALRLVYPAPDQTSVERESVGRVLAIVDQPDDDRPAARESVVDRVLRMLTVFTDGPCLFNLSQLAEQSELPLSTTHRLAKQLVKHDVLRKDDHGQYGVGAVLLAIASHAVHHDTNDTTSADDDC, from the coding sequence ATGGACGTTCAGCAGGTCAGAGGTGCGCTGCGCCTCGTGTACCCGGCACCCGATCAGACATCGGTCGAACGCGAGAGCGTCGGCCGGGTCCTCGCGATCGTGGATCAACCTGACGACGACCGGCCCGCAGCACGCGAGTCCGTGGTGGACCGCGTACTGCGGATGCTGACCGTATTCACAGACGGCCCGTGTCTGTTCAACCTCTCGCAGCTGGCCGAGCAGTCCGAGCTTCCGCTCAGCACGACTCACCGGTTGGCGAAGCAGCTCGTCAAGCACGACGTGCTCCGCAAAGACGATCACGGGCAGTACGGCGTCGGCGCCGTGCTGCTCGCCATTGCCTCGCACGCGGTCCATCACGACACGAACGACACGACCAGCGCGGACGACGACTGTTAG
- a CDS encoding MFS transporter: MTASGHAGARRRLRASRFGAAFAIPAVRAIWIAELQSTIGDLLARVALMLLVYQRTGSPIWTALTLGLSYLPDLVGSVTLSWLADRLDRRLLAVLSATVQAVLFAVMALPGAPLWLIMVLIALSAVALAPYRAALQAALPELAGRGDALGDAQSLLAFTRQVAQVAGLALSVAAVTVIGPQWALTVNAATFAVSAILLWVALPPLPAPAPTGTDATTWRRSMTGGLGELRRNPQLRGLTGLLCLAGVVAVPDGIAAPLVDQLGSEPASMGWLLAAHPVGMALGTYLMPRAADTAGRLIGPLVLLTLLPLVIAGVVLSTIPTLWCALLLLTFSGVGMAFLPTVQTQFLRHSPDHLRGSLVGLGRTVMRCSLGVGVVLGGLVAQWSGSTVLTIAGASVCGLLIARWSLRRWHTDYTVPSTTN, translated from the coding sequence ATGACCGCCAGCGGACATGCGGGTGCACGACGGCGGCTGCGGGCGTCGCGGTTCGGTGCTGCCTTCGCCATACCCGCGGTGCGCGCCATCTGGATCGCCGAGCTGCAGTCGACGATCGGCGATCTGCTCGCTCGTGTCGCTCTGATGCTGCTGGTCTACCAGCGCACCGGCTCGCCGATCTGGACAGCGCTCACCCTCGGTTTGAGCTACCTGCCCGATCTCGTCGGCAGCGTGACACTGTCCTGGCTGGCCGACCGCCTCGACCGCAGACTGCTCGCAGTCCTCTCCGCCACTGTGCAGGCGGTGTTGTTCGCGGTGATGGCGCTTCCCGGCGCACCGTTATGGCTGATCATGGTGCTCATCGCGCTCAGCGCTGTCGCGCTCGCCCCCTATCGCGCCGCGTTGCAGGCGGCCTTGCCCGAGCTGGCGGGCCGAGGTGACGCCCTCGGGGATGCCCAGTCCCTGCTGGCATTCACCCGCCAAGTCGCCCAGGTCGCGGGCTTGGCGCTCTCGGTTGCCGCGGTGACGGTCATCGGCCCGCAGTGGGCACTCACCGTGAACGCCGCGACGTTCGCGGTGTCCGCCATCCTGTTGTGGGTCGCCCTGCCGCCCCTGCCGGCCCCCGCCCCGACCGGAACCGATGCGACGACTTGGCGGCGGTCGATGACCGGCGGACTCGGAGAGCTTCGCCGTAACCCACAACTGCGCGGACTGACCGGACTCCTCTGCCTTGCCGGAGTGGTCGCCGTTCCGGACGGGATCGCGGCCCCGCTGGTGGATCAGCTCGGGTCGGAACCCGCATCGATGGGATGGCTGCTGGCCGCGCATCCCGTCGGCATGGCCCTGGGTACGTACCTCATGCCCCGTGCCGCCGACACGGCCGGCAGGCTGATCGGACCGCTGGTGCTGCTCACGCTGCTTCCTCTGGTGATCGCCGGCGTCGTGCTCAGTACCATCCCCACGCTGTGGTGCGCTCTGCTGCTGTTGACGTTCTCCGGGGTCGGCATGGCGTTCCTCCCCACCGTGCAGACCCAGTTCCTTCGGCACTCGCCGGACCACCTTCGAGGCAGTCTGGTCGGGTTGGGGCGCACCGTGATGCGGTGCAGCCTTGGGGTGGGCGTCGTGCTCGGGGGTTTGGTGGCGCAGTGGTCGGGCTCCACGGTGCTTACGATCGCCGGTGCGAGCGTGTGCGGCCTGCTGATCGCCCGCTGGAGCTTGCGTCGTTGGCATACGGACTACACAGTTCCGTCCACGACCAACTAG